The following proteins are co-located in the Solanum pennellii chromosome 8, SPENNV200 genome:
- the LOC107026829 gene encoding probable xyloglucan galactosyltransferase GT19: MEDTNFIFFVFLLFILSATCQDSDLETDCTNKWIHIRHLPPQFNLDLLSNCSAYPLFDNFCPYLANHGLGQKTHNKSHSWYRTDPFMLELVFHRRMLEYPCLTSDATHANAIYVPYYGGLDSLKYLYGPEINSSFQHGLDLYDFLVHVDSPNIWSRNYGHDHFMVMARPAWDFNQPLNSDPLYFGTSFLELPEFYNVTALTHESRAYPWQEQAIPYPTSFHPPNLAFFESWVNRLRRSRRTTLMLFAGGGGISANPNVRRSIRLECENATSMSANGTGYEKLCEFVDCSNGICQHDPIRFMKPMLQATFCLQPPGDTPTRRSTFDGILAGCIPVFFEDLSAKKQYGWHLPVEKYEEFSVSIPKEDVVFKGLSIVDVLSSIPRAQVRRMREKVLEMLPRVMYRKQGSSLGLRSKKDAFDIAIEGTLERIKSRLQEVAAQ; this comes from the coding sequence ATGGAAGACACCAATTTCatcttttttgtgtttttgcTGTTTATTTTGTCTGCAACTTGTCAAGATTCCGATCTTGAAACTGATTGCACAAACAAATGGATCCATATCAGACATCTACCACCTCAATTCAATCTTGACCTTTTATCAAATTGCTCTGCATATCCTCTGTTTGATAATTTCTGTCCTTATTTAGCAAACCATGGCCTTGGTCAAAAGACTCACAACAAATCACACAGCTGGTATCGCACTGATCCTTTTATGCTTGAGCTTGTTTTTCATCGTAGAATGCTTGAATACCCTTGTCTTACATCTGATGCTACTCATGCCAATGCAAtttatgtgccttattatggtGGTCTTGATAGTCTTAAGTACTTGTATGGTCCTGAAATTAATTCAAGTTTTCAGCATGGTTTAGATTTGTATGATTTTCTTGTCCATGTTGATTCACCTAATATTTGGAGTAGAAATTATGGTCATGATCATTTTATGGTTATGGCAAGGCCTGCTTGGGACTTTAATCAACCTTTGAATAGTGATCCTTTGTATTTTGGTACTTCATTTCTTGAATTGCCTGAGTTTTACAATGTGACTGCATTGACTCATGAAAGTAGAGCTTATCCTTGGCAAGAACAAGCTATTCCATATCCCACTTCATTTCATCCTCCGAATTTAGCCTTTTTCGAATCTTGGGTGAATAGGCTAAGGAGGTCTAGGAGGACTACATTGATGTTGTTTGCTGGTGGTGGTGGAATTTCAGCTAATCCTAATGTTAGGAGAAGTATTAGACTTGAGTGTGAGAATGCTACTAGTATGAGTGCTAATGGCACAGGGTACGAGAAATTGTGCGAATTTGTTGATTGTTCTAATGGGATTTGTCAACATGATCCTATAAGGTTTATGAAGCCAATGTTGCAAGCTACCTTTTGTTTACAACCTCCAGGGGATACACCGACTAGACGTTCCACGTTTGATGGGATTCTTGCAGGGTGTATTCCtgtgttctttgaagatttGTCCGCGAAAAAACAGTATGGATGGCATTTACCAGTGGAGAAGTATGAAGAATTTTCAGTGTCGATACCTAAAGAAGACGTTGTGTTTAAGGGGTTGAGCATTGTTGATGTTTTATCGAGTATACCTAGAGCTCAAGTTAGAAGGATGAGAGAAAAGGTTTTGGAAATGTTGCCTAGAGTTATGTATAGAAAGCAGGGAAGTTCTTTGGGTTTGAGGAGTAAAAAAGATGCATTTGATATTGCAATTGAAGGCACTTTGGAAAGAATCAAGTCTAGGCTTCAAGAAGTAGCAGCTcaataa
- the LOC107027069 gene encoding probable trehalose-phosphate phosphatase F: MDLNSAQASPVLTDPSPLNKSRLGIHSSLFPYSQSGPSFSTSVLSIPRKKPAKLDDVRSNGWLDAMKSSSPPRKKILKDVNIDVSSDDADVTYLSWMIKYPSALNCFQQIMRQARNKQIVIFLDYDGTLSPIVDDPDRAFMSNEMRSVVSNVAKYFPTAIISGRRRDKVYELVGLTELYYAGSHGMDIMLPIKNTLSANNSNCIKDTDQQGKEVNLFQPARKFLSMIDEVFKTLVEKTKDIKGAKVEHHKFCASVHYRNVDENNWSLIAQYVHDVLKDYPRLRLTHGRKVLEVRPDIDWDKGKAVEFLLESLGFSNPRDVLPIYIGDDRTDEDAFKVLRGKYKGYGILVSTTPKESNASFSLKDTSQVKNFLECLAKTMEVEDDDI; encoded by the exons ATGGACTTGAATTCGGCACAAGCTTCTCCAGTTCTTACTGATCCTTCACCGTTGAACAAGTCCAGATTGGGAATCCATTCTAGTTTATTTCCTTATTCACAATCTGGGCCTTCATTCTCCACTAGTGTGCTATCAATTCCTAGAAAAAAGCCAGCGAAGCTTGATGATGTTCGATCCAATGGTTGGCTTGACGCTATGAAGTCGTCTTCACCTCCTAGGAAGAAGATTCTGAAGGATGTAAACATTGATGTTTCTTCTGATGATGCTGATGTTACATACCTTTCTTGGATG ATAAAGTATCCATCAGCTCTCAACTGCTTTCAGCAAATTATGAGGCAAGCAAGGAATAAACAGATAGTGATTTTCTTAGATTATGATGGAACTCTTTCTCCTATCGTTGATGACCCTGACCGTGCTTTTATGTCCAATGAG ATGCGTTCTGTTGTCAGTAATGTTGCAAAGTATTTCCCAACAGCAATCATCAGTGGGAGAAGACGTGATAAG GTTTATGAGCTGGTAGGTCTAACGGAACTCTATTATGCCGGTAGCCATGGTATGGACATCATGTTGCCAATCAAGAATACGTTGTCTGCTAACAATTCAAATTGTATTAAAGATACTGACCAGCAG GGCAAGGAAGTCAATCTGTTCCAGCCTGCGCGTAAATTTTTATCAATGATTGATGAG GTTTTTAAAACCCTTGTCGAAAAAACTAAAGACATTAAGGGTGCAAAAGTTGAGCACCATAAGTTTTGTGCCTCTGTACATTACCGTAATGTAGATGAGAAT AATTGGTCTCTCATTGCACAATATGTCCATGATGTCTTGAAAGACTACCCTCGGCTACGGCTAACTCATGGGCGAAAG GTTTTAGAGGTCCGTCCTGATATTGACTGGGACAAAGGAAAAGCAGTTGAATTTCTGCTGGAATCACTAG GTTTTAGTAACCCCAGAGACGTGCTCCCAATATATATTGGAGATGATAGAACAGACGAAGATGCATTCAAG GTATTGAGGGGGAAATATAAAGGATATGGAATTCTTGTTTCAACTACCCCAAAAGAGAGCAATGCATCCTTTTCTCTCAAGGATACTTCACAG GTGAAAAATTTCTTGGAATGTCTTGCGAAAACGATGGAAGTTGAAGATGATGATATATAA
- the LOC107027104 gene encoding uncharacterized protein LOC107027104, producing the protein MFVTGDYDLSLSLKYKEPVKAVFKEKIFGHDHTFKTKVYEPHQMCYTQKDTMKDLSWKEFDGAYYSKGGRQGNPAAFGNFTRSSMSVDQKRICSSPKVFNWLQEQQVMFPGFQQRYSNPQIYPTHYLDHIDRGDLNKRHGFFNSLENSITKNHYHHGGVAHHSEEVNLSLSIGRNNMKTTVSTKTFDHIIDLEESDDTTDSNAGLNPPSPMDSTRVPYSGYKCDYQCTHSFTNNTTDNWFDGIGTTGNCFVPNDSTSCFKQNPLAEGVEQCEKPLLSGDISGKGEVLFSDERAFLDLNKSIFDDSFHFDEPSLTCSSSKAFSRESHRPTGETRESTFPTVSNRREQDDDNPNETSDIAPQRILSSVTGYKRTKNVGVEQFLINLNHPLSDSSENPGSLTTDNDDQVSSTRENKSKKAKHDPMSSPDYKTQDFVKVSGTDRSLSSCKSSCFEDISSGIETMQSGTQLKNSNTKKSETLQANISPRQEDVDSSSNSDHQMGETSEVVDGKIIRGAVSLIYLALECSEPTVAINMNKIEDDQNTEQPQCSSDTFEVMVLKQPESSIDDCCVTSNAFEFNATERKDYGITLKRGRRMKDFQRDIMPSLSTLSRHEIYEDIKIMETALRSREYKRHRSKLTDGNKWFNPVRNRRSRLNHVGRKYYS; encoded by the exons ATGTTTGTTACTGGCGATTATGATCTGAGTTTATCATTGAAGTATAAGGAACCAGTCAAAGCCGTTTTCAAGGAGAAAATATTTGGGCAtgatcatacattcaagacaaAG GTTTATGAACCTCATCAGATGTGCTACACACAAAAGGACACGATGAAGGATTTGAGCTGGAAAGAGTTTGATGGAGCTTATTATAGCAAAGGAGGCCGACAAGGAAATCCAGCTGCATTTGGAAATTTTACCAGATCATCTATGTCTGTTGATCAGAAGAGAATTTGCAGTAGCCCTAAG GTGTTCAACTGGTTACAAGAGCAGCAAGTCATGTTTCCAGGTTTCCAGCAACGCTATTCAAATCCTCAAATTTATCCCACTCATTATCTTGATCATATTGATAGGGGGGATTTGAATAAGAGACATGGTTTCTTCAATAGTTTAGAGAATTCAATCACGAAAAATCATTATCACCATGGTGGTGTAGCACATCATTCTGAGGAGGTTAATCTCTCGTTGAGCATTGGTAGGAACAATATGAAAACAACTGTCAGTACAAAGACCTTTGATCATATCATTGATTTAGAAGAATCAGATGATACTACGGATTCTAATGCAGGACTAAATCCCCCGTCTCCTATGGATTCTACTCGTGTTCCTTATTCTGGATATAAGTGTGATTACCAATGCACTCATAGCTTCACAAACAACACTACAGATAATTGGTTTGATGGAATTGGGACTACAGGAAATTGTTTTGTTCCAAATGACAGCACGAGTTGTTTTAAGCAGAACCCTTTAGCTGAAG GAGTTGAACAATGTGAGAAGCCTCTCCTTTCTGGAGATATATCAGGAAAGGGAGAAGTTCTTTTTTCCGATGAACGAGCTTTTTTGGACCTTAACAAATCCATATTTGATGATTCTTTTCACTTTGATGAACCTAGCTTGACATGTTCTTCAAGTAAGGCTTTCTCAAGAGAGTCACACAGACCGACTGGTGAAACTCGTGAGAGCACATTTCCCACTGTTTCTAACAGAAGAGAGCAAGATGATGACAATCCAAATGAGACCTCTGATATTGCTCCCCAAAGAATTCTTAGTTCTGTGACTGGttataaaagaacaaaaaatgttGGAGTTGAACAGTTCTTGATAAACCTCAATCATCCACTTTCAGACAGTAGTGAAAATCCTGGCAGTCTCACTACTGACAACGATGATCAAGTTTCTAGTACACGAGAAAACAAAAGCAAGAAAGCCAAGCATGATCCAATGTCTTCTCCTGACTATAAGACTCAAGATTTTGTCAAGGTTAGTGGTACTGATAGATCTCTCTCGTCATGCAAATCTTCGTGCTTTGAGGACATCTCAAGTGGCATAGAGACAATGCAATCCGGAACTCAGCTGAAAAATTCAAATACCAAAAAATCTGAAACACTTCAAGCAAATATATCTCCACGTCAAGAGGATGTCGACTCATCCAGTAACAGTGATCATCAGATGGGAGAAACATCAGAAGTCGTCGATGGGAAGATCATAAGAGGAGCAGTGTCCCTCATCTATCTTGCACTGGAATGTTCTGAACCAACCGTTGCTATTAACATGAACAAGATTGAAGATGATCAAAATACAGAACAACCACAATGTTCTTCAGACACTTTTGAAGTAATGGTGCTTAAACAACCTGAAAGCTCCATTGACGACTGTTGTGTGACCTCAAATGCATTTGAATTCAATGCCACGGAGAGAAAAGACTACGGAATAACATTAAAGAGAGGACGAAGAATGAAAGATTTCCAAAGGGATATCATGCCAAGTTTGTCAACACTTTctaggcatgagatttatgaaGATATAAAGATTATGGAGACAGCACTTAGATCAAGAGAATACAAGAGACATAGGTCCAAATTGACTGATGGAAACAAGTGGTTCAATCCTGTAAGAAACAGAAGATCCAGACTCAACCATGTAGGCCGCAAGTATTATTCATGA
- the LOC107028132 gene encoding protein INAPERTURATE POLLEN1 — translation MFKAIAHFGFKKSSKPFKDYYDGWFKTLKNVLLPQLRHAMSSSATSGPILLASHVEVMHRHFLKYYEALDLAAANDVSQVLYPDWRNPFEKPFLWLGDLHPYLFTNLLRSFIGDSESEIDSGIFDKLQNWHVVMAWKSPSRKLTTGVDQIECGLRLMVPALAARARDAQAKFVEKMAVEWGKCEGRKQEMKGVVGESAAAEMEELVGVFVDANRLRRSVLSDILNVMDVNQAAVFLEALAQFLVGFRNRELLSQFDKCSLEL, via the exons ATGTTCAAAGCCATAG CTCATTTTGGGTTCAAGAAATCTTCGAAGCCATTCAAAGATTACTACGATGGATGGTTCAAGACTCTCAAGAACGTTCTCCTCCCTCAGCTCCGTCACGCCATGTCATCATCCGCTACCTCCGGTCCGATTCTCCTAGCTTCCCACGTCGAGGTAATGCACCGTCACTTCCTTAAATACTACGAAGCCCTAGATCTCGCCGCCGCAAACGACGTATCTCAGGTACTTTACCCAGATTGGCGAAACCCCTTTGAAAAACCCTTCCTCTGGCTCGGCGATCTTCACCCATACCTCTTCACAAATCTCCTCCGTTCATTTATCGGCGACTCAGAATCCGAAATTGACTCAGGTATATTCGACAAACTGCAAAATTGGCATGTGGTAATGGCGTGGAAGAGCCCGTCGAGGAAATTAACTACTGGGGTCGATCAAATCGAGTGCGGATTGAGGCTAATGGTGCCTGCACTGGCGGCGCGTGCACGCGACGCGCAGGCGAAGTTCGTCGAAAAAATGGCGGTGGAATGGGGGAAATGTGAAGGGAGGAAGCAGGAGATGAAAGGGGTTGTGGGAGAATCAGCGGCGGCGGAGATGGAAGAACTGGTCGGAGTTTTTGTGGATGCAAATAGGCTACGGAGGAGTGTACTTTCCGATATACTGAACGTGATGGATGTTAATCAGGCGGCGGTTTTTCTCGAAGCTTTAGCTCAATTCCTTGTTGGGTTTCGAAATCGTGAATTGCTCAGTCAATTTGATAAGTGTTCTTTGGAATTATAG